The following is a genomic window from Miscanthus floridulus cultivar M001 chromosome 14, ASM1932011v1, whole genome shotgun sequence.
ctggatttgagcaggtggcagttgggtgtcggtccactccgccacaaaatcggccaagacctgggatttaattgctttccgaggtgcaaaagatagggcttcccccatgagttccacggcccacttggctattctacccgaggcctcccggttctggattatctctcccagtgtgaaagatgacaccacggtcaccgggtaggactcgaagtagtgacacagcttgcatcgagccaagactatggcgtagatcagcttctggatgtgggggtaccgtgtcttagtctcggagagcacctcgctgatgaagtaaataggtcgttggacgggtaaagtatgcccctcttcctgcctctcgaccactacgGCTGCGCtggccacttgggtcgttgcggcgacgtagagtaagagggcctcgcccttggtcggcggcaccaggatgggaggattggtgagcagtgccttgagcttggcgagggcttcttcggcctcgggggtccaagaaaagcgttcggattttttcaagaggcggtacagggacaagcctttttcgccaaggcgcgagatgaagcggctcagggccacaaggcatcccatagcCCTCTGCACTCCCtggaggtctcggattggtcccatgttggtcacggccgagaccttctctgggttagcctcgatgccgcgctccgagactatgaatctcAAGAGCATGCCatgggggaccccgaagacacacttctcggggttgagcttgatgcccttctctctgaggcatttgaaggctatctccaggtcatcgacgagatcactggcctttctggacttgaccacgatgtcgtccacgtaggcctcgatggttcgcccgatgtgctcgccaaggacctgggtcatgcatcgctggtatgtggccctgcgtttctgaggccgaacggcatagtcacatagcagtacatgccgaatggggtgatgaaagaagtcgcgagctggtcggattctttcatcttgatttgatggtaactggaatacacatcaaggaaagatagggtttcgcatcccgcagtggagtcaacgatttggtcaattcgaagtaatgggaatgggacttttggacacgctttattcaaaccggtgtagtctacacacatcgtccacttcccatttttcttcttaactaacacgggattagccaaccactctggatgggacacttccttgatgaatccggccgccaaaagcttctgtacctcctcgccgatggccctgcgcttttcctcgtcgaatcgtcgcaggcgctgcttcaccggtctggagccggcccggatgtccaaggcatgctcggcgacctccctcggtatgcccggcatgtccgagggactccacgcgattACATCGGCATTCGcgcagagaaagtcgacgagcacggcttcctatttgctatcgagggtggcgctaatcctcagcgcccggccgttggagcaggtggggtcgaccgggacgagtttgACAGCCTCTGTGGGCTTGTGATCTTTATTCACACTAAGTATCTAATACATTTTGCAAATCACAATAGCTACAAGTACAAAATAGATGGATACAGATTGAGATGACTATACTCAACAATACCCTCTATCACTACCAACCAAGCAAAGCTACACCCATCATTCTCAGCAGTCAGCCAGCACAAAcaactgaaaaaaaaaagaacttcTAGAAAGTCTTCTAGGAGAGGAGACCGCGGCCGAATCCTCTTCTTCGCAGTCCAGCCAATAAAACCCCTCTCACGCGCCTCAACCGTTCCGTTCTTCGCCGCGCTGCCGCGGACGCTTCCTTCCTCCTCCGCTCCGCCCGCGAATTTCCAGCCAGACCATCCTTCCCCGCCCGTCCGAACACGCGCCTGCCAAGAATTTCGCCTTCTCCGGCGCCTATCCCGCGCGTTCTTGCGCCGCCGGCAGGCCAAGGATAGATGAGGAGCCTTCTCACGGTTTGCACCGCCGCCGTTCTCGCCTCTTGCTGTCTTTGCGTGtcacttgcttgcggttttcctAGTTCGCTTCTCGTGTCAAGAATGGGTTCATGGTTTACTTTTGCTTTGAAGATCAAGGCCGTCAGGGTTTTCAGATGTTCTTGCTCCGGTTGTGGTTTTATCACTGGATCGGCCTTGATCGGTTCACGCGTGCCAACTTATTTATTTATCTTATTTTAGTTTGCTCGTGACCTAATTTGCCATGAGCATCGATAATCTTGTTCCTGCTGTTCTTGGCTTCTTGCTCGTCTTGCTATTTATGGAAATTTTGAGATGTTGCTAGCACTCCTATTTCTTTGAACTTTGGCAAGAGGCAACGATCTTCTCCTTCCTGCTGTTCTTACTCGTGTAGCCATTTAAGGAAAATCTGAAATTTTGGGACTTTCTGTGCTGGAATTAGaatatgtgttttttttttttttgataaaaaaatTTGGTGCCAAGTGATGGTATTCTTCGTGCCTGCCTGGTGGAGCTATCCGTGGAAATTTCGAGTTGTTCAGAACATGCTCTGCTTGAACGTCAGCATTTGGAgattttcttctctctttttttttcagcTTACAGGAAAGAAAGAGGTAGTTTGAGCTTTGGCATGATCACTTTTTTTAGTTGACGAAACATCATGGTTTGAAACTTTCAATCTTGATATGTAAATGGCAGCCTTAGGACTTTTCTGGTCCAACCTTTTGCAATCCACAGTCCTGTTTGGCTGCTTTGACTTTGTATATAAGATAAGAGGAGTCTATCTCTGTGATTTTGTGAAGAAAAAGTAGACGTGTATTCTGCAAATCATTTTTTTTATCTCGATTTGGCAGGACTCGTTTGAGCTCGGCAAAAGGGAGCAGGCCCCAGGAAATGTGGACATCGAGCTTGGATTGCAGGGTGACCTGACTAGTTCTGCGCAGCCAGGTTTTGAGGGATTCTACAAACAGGTCCGTGTGTTTCTGTCTGGCAGATTTGATCTCTTCCTGAAAGAAAATCTGAAGTGGTCAACGACTTAATATGGTTGCAGCCTAACGCATTAAActtcgtgctaccacaaaatTCAGGTCAAGGAGATTGAAAACTTGCTCAACACATTGACAAAGTTACTGAAGGACCTTCAGGTGACTGCCAACATCAAATTGGAGCTGTTTTATGTTGCATTATTTAAGTCCAGTATATTATGGCCTACTGTTATGTTCTGGCGCTATCATGGCATTACTTCAGAATGTGTCTGATATATTTATTCCAGATGTTTTTTGCTTGTTTGCTGACTGAACAATATTAGCCTACATCTAAAGACTGTCAATTTACGCAGAACTCAAATGAGGAGTCAAAAGTTGTCACGAAGGCATCTGCGATGAAAGGTACAATATGGGATATCGCCATATCGGTTTCTTTTCTGCATGTAGAACAGCATTGGCATTTTCCTCCTCAAATGTTATACAACTAATGATGATTTCTTTCCTACTTGTAGAGGTAAAAAAACGCATGGAGAAGGATGTCAATGAAGTGACAAAGATTGCACGGCTTGCAAAGTCAAAAGTAGAGCAACTGAACAAAGATGTTAGTTTTCTCCCTCCTTTACACTTGTTTCCTGCAAATATATGCGAAGTAATTACATGGATAATAAGTTATGGCTGCTTATATATTTTACCATCTATCTTATGCTGTGCTGATTACCCTTCCCCAGAATGCTGCGAACAGAGAAAAGCCAGGATTTGGTAAGGGATCAGGTGTGGACCGGTCCCGGACAACAACCACTGTGTAAGGTCCCTGTAATCATTTTCTGCTTGCCCTTGTCCTCTTTATCTGTTTCTTGATATGATTGATTGCTTGGTGATCTTGTTGCAGTGCATTGACAAAGAAGTTGAGAGAACGTATACTGGAGTTTCAGGTAACTCCTTTCAACTTCAAATTCCAGTTCTTGTGCGTAATTTACATGATGAACATGTTTTCTGCATGCTTATTAACTAGAAATGGCGCTAAATATACAGCCAAAATGTGTGTTCAGTGATTTTATGACTGTAGAATGCTTAGTCATATAAAGCTTGAAAAGGAGCTGAAAATGTCAGTTTATGCTGCTTAAAGATTATAAATGTCTGTTTGTAAATGGGCATGCAATTTTACTATGATGTATGTGCATGTCCCTAGACATTACGAGAAGAAATCCAGAAGGAATATCGTGATGTAGTGGAGCGTCGTGTTTTTACTGGTTTGCTTTCTCAAACTCTTAAACATACTTTTAATTGTTTGCAGTTCAGTTACACTATAGCTTAATTATTTTATTCACTATTGCAAATATCCAACCAAACAGTAACGGGCGAGCGTGCTGATGAAGAGGTAAGAGAATACAAATAGTCTTAACTTCAAGCTATCATTTGGCATGTTCGctagttggtttctgggctggtttgggttggttggtgctggtttgttgtgagaaaaaaatactatagactggctggtttgagctggctgaaatcaaccagcgaacaggcttatTGTTAGCAAACCTGCATGTGCTGTGTTTCTAACACGGAATCAAAACTCAGACAATCGACAAGCTGATAGAAACAGGTGACGGCGAGCAAATCTTTCAGAGAGCAATTCAGGAGCAAGGGCGAGGAAGGGTACTAATTCTTTCAGCCTATATAACTGCAAGAATTTCAGCCTGGATGCTGACAGAGCTGGATGGTGAATTTCTCGCATTTGCAGGTACTGGACACACTGCAGGAGATCCAGGAGCGCCATGACACGGTGAAAGAGATTGAGAGGAAGCTTCTTGATCTGCAGCAGGTAATGAATGGTCAATCTCCCAAGATTCAGGTTTCTAGGACTCCACACTTGTTCCGCGTATTAAATTCTCCTTAATGCAGATCTTCCTCGACTTGGCTGTATTAGTTGAAGCCCAAGGTGAGATGCTGGACAACATTGAGACGCAGGTATGATGATTGATGCTTTGTCACTCAATTGTTGTTATTTTTCTTGATACCTGCAATCACATATTTCATTAAACATTAAAAGAAGGGAACTGGCCACAGAATTATTAGCACTGTATTTATTGAAAGATTCATTTTTTCTGACTTTTGCTATATCTATACTCAGGTCACAGGTGCAGTTGAACATATTCAGACTGGAACAAACCTTCTCCAGAAAGCAAAGAAGCTGCAGAAGAACACGCGAAAATGGACTTGCATTGGCATAATCATCCTCCTGATAATCATCCTCATCGTCATCCTCTCCTTGAAACCATGGTCGTGGGGTAAATAAGCAGCAAACAAGAAGCATCGTTCCCATGTTGATTACCTTTAGTATTCTTGTTATAGCTGTGCATATGTCAGAAGGTGCGAGATAGTCCTGTACATCGTATTGGAAACTTTTTCTTTTTTGCTTTGGAAGAGAAACTTTGGGTGTGAACTTTCAGGATTTGCTTGATTCAAATTTGATATATTGGGTGTGCAACTAAAGGCCTATACCTACTGGTTTCTTGGGAGATCGATAACACCGAGGCAGTAGTTTCTGAACAGGCTGAAGGACGGGTTCTTCAACTGGAGATGCATGTTCTCCCCAGTAAACATCAACAAACAGCAGAACCATTGAAGCAAACATGACTTTCACATAGAACCCTCGACCTTCGATTCGCTGCCGTTTGCTTAGTTTGCCCAAAACTATTCCACGAACTTTGTTGCATTCAATCAAAATTCTTCAGAACTTCAGTGAATTATCACTCTCAATGCTCAAGAATATTCAATGGATTATTATTTGCAGATCAGTTGCATTATAGCCTTAACTATTTTACTCATTCTTGCAAACAAGAGGAAGCTCCTGGATCTGCAGCAGGTAATGAATGGCCAATCGCTCAACATTCAGGTTTCAAGGACTCCTCTTTTTATACCAGGTATAAAATGCTGCTAAATGTAGGCCATTCGCAACTTGGCTGTCTTGGTTGCAGTTCAAGGTGAGATGCTGGACAACATTGAGATGTGGTAGATAAGGACAAACAAGAAACATTATTCCCATGTTATTATTGTTGTACCTGTGCATATACCAGAAGGTCCGAGAGCGTCATTGACATCGTTTTGGAAACTTTGGGTAACTTTGGGTGTGAACTTTCAGATTTTGCTTGATACAAAATTGGTTATGATGGGTTCGCAACTCTTTCAGTTATGCTTCAATTGGATGTGCAACTCTTTCAATCATGCTCCATTCAAATACCGATGACACGCAGCTAGATCAGCAATAATTTTGAAGTCATCTGCATTTTGATTTGCCTTGATAGTAGTATTTTGTCTACAAAAGAGTGTAATGTAAGAAAAATACCACGACTGCCCCAAAGAAAAGGCATTTTACAGGATATAAGACGACACAACACCCAACATAAGCCAGAGCCATAATTGAAACATGAGGTTTGCCATTTGCCACTAAACCTAGTGGTTGCTTCGATGAGATCAGTTACTGTCTTGTTAAAAAAAAGGTGATCATTTGCAAATGCATCCCTCGATTCGTTTTACATCATCGTACATTTCTATGAAACTACTGGGAACAGGCTATCTCCAACTGGAGAGGCATCTTCTCCCCCCAATTAAACATCAACAGGCAGCAGAACCATTGAAGCGAACATGATTTTCACATACATTCTTGTATTTAAACAAAGATCTCCATAGCCTCAATGAAATGTCATTCCTCAATGTGCCGCCTCTTTCGGGACTTATATGGCTGTTCAGATTTCACCATGCCATCTTCATTCTTGAGTATTCTGTGTTCTTGTTCATTCTGCTCAATTTTGGTGCTTGTATCCCTTGATCTACTTTCATCACTGAAGATTTGAGCAGCACACTTATTAGCACAAAGCTTGAATAGAGAGGCTAAATTGGGTATAAGATATAGCAGTTTAATAGTAACATGAAAACATGTGTTTGTATATCCAGACCTTTTGAGTTCTGATGCATATTCAGTGTCATGTACTGACAACCAACGCATGCATCCAGTGTGAGGTGGGATTAATGATCCAGTAATATGACAATTCATTTCTGTATCCACCCTGTGATTGAATATCAGAAGAAAcataaataatttattttgaTCACACAATGTGGAGCATCAGCAATCCATTTCAGCAACTGTGATGTACTTCACTTCTCATGTACAAATTGATAAGCTCAAGTTCATTTACAGTGCTGCTGTAACACAATCACTTGTTTTAGGTCATCGGACATGGTCAAACAGTACATAGGCACATAGCTGCATGGGCAACATACATAGATGGCACaacaaaaattgaaaaaaaatgtAGAAGTGTTTCAAATCTATGTATGTTTGTTGTGCCTACATTTGACTTCTAAAAATGATGTGTTTCaaatcaaaaaaagaaaatattgagaaaaacgATGTTAGACTGACAAAAAAGAGAACAAGATCAGCCCATACCTTTTGACAGAAAACCTTATCATTGTTCCTCTTTTAATCACGTGCTTTTTATCTGTGCTGCTCACAAATTTCCCTCCATCACTTTTCTGTGCAAAAGttaaaatatattaaaaaaagttATGCATGCATTTTCAAGAGACTGGTTAGCCTTGATGAAATTAACAATTACGCAGGCTTTTACAACAAAGATAAGTTTTGTAGTCACAAAAAACATACACCAGCCCATGAAGAACTAAAGTGCATTCATTTCAGCAGTATAACTTGATATTCACAATGGTCTGAAGAACATCACAAAAATTTTGTTGTGCAAACACAAGTATAGGaaagtttttttataaaaattcaAGCTTCACTGGAGTTTCATGTTGAGGGGAATCTTGACTTTCGACACTTCTAAAAAATCACCTGTTAGCTCCAAATTATTTCCCCAAATGGTCAAACTTTTTTAGAAGAGAGcaaggccccgtttggcatgCCTCCTATCAGCTCTGGCTCCTAGCTAGAGCCATGCCAAACGGGCCTAAAGCTGGTGCTAATATTGTCAAAACCTTCAAAGCTGCACTGTATTAAAAGATCAGAAACAAGTCATGGCTGTCCATCTACAATAAATAGGCAAACTTGCGGCGTCATAGTTTAAtacattactccctccgttctgtTTAATGCGGCGGAAGCTAGTTTCTGTTTCTGAGAATGGCCGTGGCTTAGCACCATAACATGCGCTCCTATTAAATGGTATGCAGCAGTTACCAAGCATTTTTTCGCCTTTCCCACTCCATGCATGCGTGCATGCATAATTGATCTGTAATTCCATTGGCCTGCTTCTCTTCCCTTTGCTGCATGCAATTGATAACGGTTCCACTAAATATAGAAAACAAAGCTGGATTAAATTGTTCTTGGTATGTGGAATAATAGTGTTAGCGCCAGATAAAacagaacggagggagtatttttaAAGAGTACATGCTTGTGAATTCTGATAACAAACAGTTCCATGCTTTGTTCCCACTTCCAAGGATATTTGTTTCACTGAATACTATTTATGAGACACAGAAAAGAGGAAATTGATACATGAACACTAAATTACTGAAACTAGAGAAGCTTCAAATCAAATATAAACTAATAGAAAAAGGTGGAGTCTCAAATCATCACAGCAAAATAACATTCTTTTTCTCAATATAACTTACCCTTTTGAATTTGAACTTTTCACGGATATCTTCAGACATAATTGCCACTGAGAAAACCCCTAAAACAATGGCATGGATTGACTCCTTTCCAAGCATTTCAACCATCCCTTCTGAAATTAGCAAACATTTAAGCATCAGAGCTATGCATTTCACATCTGTACTGGGCCAAGTTATTATTTCATCCCACAAGATATGATGGCAGATCAGTCATTAGCAAAAGCACTGATAAAACTTTGTAGCAACAGGATAGAAAGTTTCAATATTGTAGTATCTCCAGGTACTAGTAACATGCTGATTTGCTGGCATGAGCTGATACTAAACGCAGTCAATCAGGTCTACTGCCTACATAAATACTACAACCAACAGTGCCCAAATTCACCAGACAAACCAACTTACCAAGGATCATGTCCGGTTGGGGAGAGAAGAGAAGCAGATTGGCACGCACTTGGACGCCGAAATATGGCACCAAGCCATTCATGATTTTGCCTTTGAAACAAATTTTGGGTTTACCACTTTCATCTTTGGGTTCACCACTTTCATCTTTGGGTTCACCACTTCCATCTTTGATTTTGCCTTTGACACAAGATTTGGGTTCACCACTTTCATCTTTGGGTTCACCATTTTCATCTTTCTTGGGTTTGCCCTCTTTGTCGTTGCCAAGATGGAATGCAACTTCATGCGTCAGCAACACGCCATCAAAACGGTCATCATACCTGATATGAATCAGCACCATACATATTTGCTCAAACAATAATCAAACTAGCTACAGAAAGCTTTGCGGCAGCTCGAAAGTGGCAAGAAATTTTGCTCAAACAACAGTCAAACTAACTTGCTACAGAAAGCTTGCCGAAAGTGGCAATAAGAATGTGACGAAAAACAAGGGCCCTACAGCTCATGCATAATCTCTCCGGGGACTCGACGCCTATCAATTTGCTCGGAACTCAAGCCTTATTAGCAGATAAAAAGCGACGCTACCCACCCCCACAGCCACAATCACCACACATTTCGCGCTTTTCTCCTGTGACAAAATCGCAATCGGTTAAATTTGGCCGGTTACGAGCGATTCGAATCCTAATGCGTAAGAAAGCGGTAGTTCAAGGAACACTAGCTTCGCGAGACGCATAGGGAGGAGATGGACCGAAGAGAGAGGGAAGGATAGCGGACGCACGTGAAGAGGAGCGCGCTGAGCTGGCGGTTGACGGCGTGCCGGACGCGCTTGGTGTTGGAGGGGTGCACGTACACCGTGAGCTCCGCCTCCGCGGTCCGGAGCGCCTCCATTGCTCGGCGACGGCTGCCAGCGAGCTTGCCTCAGAGGCGAAGGCGGACACGACAGGGCGCGCGGATCCCGCCGGCTTGGACCCGCGGAGAGCCG
Proteins encoded in this region:
- the LOC136505407 gene encoding uncharacterized protein, whose translation is MEALRTAEAELTVYVHPSNTKRVRHAVNRQLSALLFTYDDRFDGVLLTHEVAFHLGNDKEGKPKKDENGEPKDESGEPKSCVKGKIKDGSGEPKDESGEPKDESGKPKICFKGKIMNGLVPYFGVQVRANLLLFSPQPDMILEGMVEMLGKESIHAIVLGVFSVAIMSEDIREKFKFKRKSDGGKFVSSTDKKHVIKRGTMIRFSVKRVDTEMNCHITGSLIPPHTGCMRWLSVHDTEYASELKSDESRSRDTSTKIEQNEQEHRILKNEDGMVKSEQPYKSRKRRHIEE
- the LOC136505406 gene encoding syntaxin-132-like, which gives rise to MRSLLTDSFELGKREQAPGNVDIELGLQGDLTSSAQPGFEGFYKQVKEIENLLNTLTKLLKDLQNSNEESKVVTKASAMKEVKKRMEKDVNEVTKIARLAKSKVEQLNKDNAANREKPGFGKGSGVDRSRTTTTVALTKKLRERILEFQTLREEIQKEYRDVVERRVFTVTGERADEETIDKLIETGDGEQIFQRAIQEQGRGRVLDTLQEIQERHDTVKEIERKLLDLQQIFLDLAVLVEAQGEMLDNIETQVTGAVEHIQTGTNLLQKAKKLQKNTRKWTCIGIIILLIIILIVILSLKPWSWGK